Within the Pseudonocardia alni genome, the region TGCCGACCGCGCCGATGCCCACCCACACGGCGTACGCGGTGCCGACCGGCAGGTCGCGCAACGCCAGGGCCAGCCCGCCCATGCTCAGGGCCAGCGCGCCCGCGAACAGCAGCGACGGGCCGAGCCTGCTGAAGCCGCGGCTCTGCGACAGCGCCGCGGCCCACACCGTCTCCAGCACACCGGAGACCACGAGGTAGATCCATGCCATGACGAGCTCCTCCCGGAAGGATGCGTCGTCTTGGCGTTCCGGGTACGGCGCGTCTCGTCCGGGGAGCCGCCGGGTGGGCGGTCCGGTACCAGGATGGCGGACCGCCGGGCCCGGGTCGAGTGATGGTGACCGGTCGGACCGCCGCGCACCGCCCCGACGCTGATCGGGAACGGGCTCGACACCGGCGGCCGGCCGGCGGACGCTTCCGCCGTGGACCACCGACTCCTCGCGTTCGCCGCCGCCGCGGCGGTCGTCATCGTCATCCCCGGACCCAGCGTCGTGTTCACCGTCGGCCGCGCGCTCGCGGCCGGCCGGTCTGCCGCGCTGGCGACGGTCGTCGGCAACGCCGTCGGCGTCTTCCTGCAGGTGGTCGCGGTGGCGGTGGGCCTCGGGCACCTCGTCGCACAGTCCGCCGCGGCGTTCACCGTCCTGAAGCTGGTGGGTGCCGCCTACCTGGTGTACCTGGGGATCACGGCGTTCCGGCACCGGCACGACGTCGTCCGCGCGATGCAGAGTTCCGCCGGTGAGGACCGACGGGTGGGGCCGGCCCGCAGCGTCGTCGACGGACTGGTGGTCGGCGTGCTGAACCCGAAGTCCGTCGTCTTCTTCGTGGCGTTCCTGCCCCAGTTCGTCGACGCCCGCGGGCCGGTCGTCACGCAGATCCTGCTGCTGGGGGCGTTCTTCGTCGCCATCGGTCTGGTGCTCGACAGCGTGTGGGCCCTCGCCGCCGGATCGGCCCGGGCCTGGTTCGCGTCGTCGCCGAGGCGGATCGCGGCCGTCGGCGGAGCCGGTGGGCTCGCGATGATCGGGCTCGGCGTCGGGGTGGCGGCGACGGGGTCGTCGCAGTAGCCGGCGGCTACCGGTCGAGGCCGACCAGGACCCCGAGGACGACCAGCGCGAGGCAGATCGCGCCGTTCAGGACCGGGTGCTCGGCGAGGACCGCGACGAACTCGCGCAGCATGGCGCTGGGCCAGTAGTAGCGGGCGGTCGGCGAACCGACGACCTGGCCGTTCACCCCGGCCCGGCGGGCGGTGAGCGCGGCCCGGAAGGCGTGGAAGTTGTTGGTGACGACGGCGCACCGGTGGTCGGGCGCCCGCTCGGTCATCAGCGCCCGGCTGAACACGAGGTTCTCCCGCGTCGTCCTCGACCGGTCCTCCCGCAGGATCCTCTCCGACGGCACACCGCTGGCCACGAGGTAGTCGGCCATCGCGACGGCCTCGGCGACCGGCTCGTCGGGACCGCGTCCACCCGAGGTCACCAGCATCGGGTCCCCGCCCCGCTCCCGCTCCTGGACCCACAGCGCCACTCCGCGGTCCAGGCGGGCGGCGAGCAGCGGCGGCACCGCACCCCGGATGAGCCCCGACCCGAGCACCACGACGAAGTCGACCCCGGGTCGGACCCCCATCCGCCCGTAGACGAAGGAGTAGGCCAGCAGGCTGCACAGCAGGAGGCCGAGGTGGGCCGCGAGCAGCAGCGTCACGTAGGTGACCGTGGTCAGGAACCGGTTCTCGAGCTGCAGCGTGAGCGGGACGAGGACCACGACCGCGAGACAGGCCAGACCCGCGAGCAGCGACAGCAGGTTCGCCGGCCGACGCCCCTCCCGCCGCATCATCACGACGCCGTTGACGAGCAGGAATCCCGTCAGCACGAGCACGAACACGATGAGCAGCGCCGCGACCAGCGCCGTCACGAGGTCGACGACGCCGACGTCGACCCGGGGGATCGCGGCGATCGACGCCATCAGGAGCAGGACCACCGTCGTCCCACCGGCCACGGCGTTGCGGAACCGCCGCCGTTCGACGAGCACGCCGACGACGCACAGCGTCGCCGACAGTGCGGCCAGGGCCGACAGGACTCCGGCAACCGTCACCGGGCCACCTGCGGGCGTTGCGGGGCGGGGCGACGGCGACGGAGCCACACCGCGACGACCACGCAGCACACGATCGCGAACAGGACCGCGACGTCGACCGCGGTCGACCCGGTGTCCCGGGCCGGGGCGGTCGGGTCGGCCTGGATGTTCTGCACCACGTCCCACACGGTGTGGAAGGAGCATGCGGCCCACAGCCCGCCCCGGCCGAGCGAGATGACCCCCAGCAGGGCGCCCAGCGCGACGGTCGTCGCCACGTAGACGACGGTCGCGCCCGAGTTGAACGAGTGGCACAGACCGAACACGACGGAGCTGAACGCGACGGCGGCGCCGCTGCCGAATCCGGTGCGCACCGCGCCGAGCAGGTAGCCGCGGAACAGCAGCTCCTCGGTCGAGGACTGGAGCGCTGTGGCGGCGAGCACGAGCACGACGGCGAGCACTCCCGGGAGCGCGGTGGCTCCCTCCGGTGTCGGTCCGCCGCCGCCGCCGCCGTCGTCGCCGGCGGCGAGCGCACCGGCGACGGAGGCCACCGCGAGAACCAGCAGCGCCAGCAGTCCCGCACCGAGCACCGCCCGGGCCCGCCGGCGGACGGGGACCCCGAGATCCGACAGCCCCCGGCTCTCCCGCAGCCGCAGCCACAGCACGAGCAGGACCAGCGACACACCGAAGGGGACGATCAGCTCGGTCGCCTGCCACAACCGCATCCCGTCCGACGGGGGCGCCGGTGGACGCACCGCCGTCCAGAGGAACTGGCCTGCGAACACCGCCGTCACGACGACGGCCGTCGCCACCGCCGCGCGCCCCCAGCGGCCGTCCACACCCTGTCCGTCGTCCTGGCCGGTCATCGGTCCTCCTCGTCGCGACGACTGCGTGCCCGAGCCGTGAGTGTCCGATCATGGCGATTCGTCCACCGGTCCGACGAGAGGTCCGCACGTCCGTGTGACCGCCGTCGGCTCATCTCATCCGAGCGGGTGACCACCAGACGATGCTGCGCCACAACCACTCCACCGGCCCGTACCGGAAGCGCCGCAGCCACCAGCGACTCGCGACGACCTGGACCACCAGGATCGCGGCGGCGAGCGGGAGCAGGGCGCGGTACCCGCCCGGGCCGGAGAACGCCGGGGCCGTGGTCAGCAGCACGACCATCAGCGTCGCCGTGAGGTAGTTCGTCAACGCGAGCCGGCCGAGCGGGGCGAGCACCGACGACGCCCACGGCCCGAACCGGGACGCCGTCAGCAGCACCAGTGCGCTCGCGTACCCGACGGCCATGGCGAGCCCGGCGGTCGAGGACACCCGGTCGAACCCGCTGTGCTCGATCGTGTCGACCTGGATGCTGAGCAGCGGCACCGCGACGACGACGGCCCCGGCCAGCACGGCCGTCCACACGGCCCGGTTCGGCGCCGCCATCCGGTGGTGCAGGCCGTAGCGGGCGGCGGCGAGACCGAGCAGGAACAGGCCGGGCACGAGGAGGAGCCCGCCGCTGGTGAACGCGAGCGCCACGCCCGTCGCGACCGCGCCGCCGAGCGCGATCACCGGCCGCGGCAGCCAGGAGGCCGGGAGGAGGACGACGACGCCGACGATCGCGTACGGGAGCAGCGCCTCACCGGGCTGCAGGAGATGGTGCGCGGCGCCGAGCACGCCGAGCACGAGCAGCCGGCGCAGCAGCACGAGCCGTGGCCGGGTGGTCCGCCGGGCGGCCCCGTCCAGGAACAGGGCGGTGCCGAGTCCGAACAGGAAGGAGAACAGTGGGAAGAAGCGCTGGTGCGCGGTGAGCTCCAGCCACTGCGGCAGGGTGCCGCTCCAGGGGCCCGCGGCGGACGGCAGCCCGGCGATCGCGGGCATGTTGACGAGCAGGATCCCGCACAGGGCCAGCCCGCGGAGGGTGTCGAGGGCGTCGACCCGGCCGGGGGCGGTGGCCGTCGGATCCGGAGGAGCGCTCACGTCTGTTCGGTGCACCGGTCCAGCGTGGCGGCCGTGCGGGGCTCGCGGATCGGCCCGGAGGCCGGTTCCGCCTGCGGGGCCTCGTACTTTCGGCCGGGACCGTGGAATGCCAGGCTCGGACGATGTCCGCATCCCGTGTCGCGCTCCTGCGGTGGCAGTTCGACCTGACGTGGGCCCTGTTCGAGTACCACCTCGACCGGCTCGACGACCACGAGACCCTGTGGCGGCCGGCGCGCGTCTGCTGGACGGTGCACCCGTCCGGCGACGGGACGTGGCGGCCCGACTGGGCGGACTCCGAACCCGACCCGGTCCCCGTCCCGACGATCGCGTGGGTCACCTGGCACATCGACTGGTGGTGGTCGGTGACGCTGGACCACCTCCGCGGCCGGACCCCGCGGGAC harbors:
- a CDS encoding DUF418 domain-containing protein — translated: MSAPPDPTATAPGRVDALDTLRGLALCGILLVNMPAIAGLPSAAGPWSGTLPQWLELTAHQRFFPLFSFLFGLGTALFLDGAARRTTRPRLVLLRRLLVLGVLGAAHHLLQPGEALLPYAIVGVVVLLPASWLPRPVIALGGAVATGVALAFTSGGLLLVPGLFLLGLAAARYGLHHRMAAPNRAVWTAVLAGAVVVAVPLLSIQVDTIEHSGFDRVSSTAGLAMAVGYASALVLLTASRFGPWASSVLAPLGRLALTNYLTATLMVVLLTTAPAFSGPGGYRALLPLAAAILVVQVVASRWWLRRFRYGPVEWLWRSIVWWSPARMR
- a CDS encoding YdcF family protein, whose translation is MTVAGVLSALAALSATLCVVGVLVERRRFRNAVAGGTTVVLLLMASIAAIPRVDVGVVDLVTALVAALLIVFVLVLTGFLLVNGVVMMRREGRRPANLLSLLAGLACLAVVVLVPLTLQLENRFLTTVTYVTLLLAAHLGLLLCSLLAYSFVYGRMGVRPGVDFVVVLGSGLIRGAVPPLLAARLDRGVALWVQERERGGDPMLVTSGGRGPDEPVAEAVAMADYLVASGVPSERILREDRSRTTRENLVFSRALMTERAPDHRCAVVTNNFHAFRAALTARRAGVNGQVVGSPTARYYWPSAMLREFVAVLAEHPVLNGAICLALVVLGVLVGLDR
- a CDS encoding LysE family translocator gives rise to the protein MDHRLLAFAAAAAVVIVIPGPSVVFTVGRALAAGRSAALATVVGNAVGVFLQVVAVAVGLGHLVAQSAAAFTVLKLVGAAYLVYLGITAFRHRHDVVRAMQSSAGEDRRVGPARSVVDGLVVGVLNPKSVVFFVAFLPQFVDARGPVVTQILLLGAFFVAIGLVLDSVWALAAGSARAWFASSPRRIAAVGGAGGLAMIGLGVGVAATGSSQ
- a CDS encoding CPBP family intramembrane glutamic endopeptidase translates to MTGQDDGQGVDGRWGRAAVATAVVVTAVFAGQFLWTAVRPPAPPSDGMRLWQATELIVPFGVSLVLLVLWLRLRESRGLSDLGVPVRRRARAVLGAGLLALLVLAVASVAGALAAGDDGGGGGGPTPEGATALPGVLAVVLVLAATALQSSTEELLFRGYLLGAVRTGFGSGAAVAFSSVVFGLCHSFNSGATVVYVATTVALGALLGVISLGRGGLWAACSFHTVWDVVQNIQADPTAPARDTGSTAVDVAVLFAIVCCVVVAVWLRRRRPAPQRPQVAR
- a CDS encoding DMT family transporter, with the translated sequence MAWIYLVVSGVLETVWAAALSQSRGFSRLGPSLLFAGALALSMGGLALALRDLPVGTAYAVWVGIGAVGTALYGMAALGEPATTARLLCLLAIVAGVVGLKVLH
- a CDS encoding DinB family protein, whose amino-acid sequence is MSASRVALLRWQFDLTWALFEYHLDRLDDHETLWRPARVCWTVHPSGDGTWRPDWADSEPDPVPVPTIAWVTWHIDWWWSVTLDHLRGRTPRDRTDVVWPGDAASTVARMRALRDEWADVLDGLSDDDLVAVATFPWQGDPEMTVGHTLAWVNTELAKNVAEVGQLRLVRAAGH